From a single Aestuariibius sp. HNIBRBA575 genomic region:
- a CDS encoding helix-turn-helix domain-containing protein has product MPHSIDKRARAALFRDRLTAALAESGQNRTELARKVGVDRSTISQLLAADTARLPNAQVVGACAGVLGVSADWLLGLSDRPERAADIAALSMSMTRAPRALVDEQIFAWHQEAEGYKIRHVPAGLPDMLKTNAMLHWEYAPSLGRTADQAIGASRDKLDWMRQATSDYEIALPLHELQSFARGEGYYSEVPQQMRKEQLDYIAQLHAQLYPSLRVFLFDARRIYSAPVTIFGPLLAVIYLGSNYLAFRDTERVRAMTRHFDQLVREADLSPREFGQTLAKYKAQIG; this is encoded by the coding sequence ATGCCGCATTCAATCGACAAACGGGCACGCGCTGCGCTGTTTCGCGACAGATTGACCGCTGCCCTCGCTGAGTCCGGTCAAAATCGCACAGAACTGGCCCGCAAAGTGGGTGTGGATCGATCGACGATTTCGCAATTGCTGGCCGCTGACACCGCGCGATTGCCAAATGCCCAAGTGGTTGGCGCCTGCGCGGGTGTTTTGGGCGTGTCGGCGGATTGGTTGCTGGGCCTGTCAGATCGCCCTGAACGCGCCGCGGATATCGCCGCCTTGTCTATGTCGATGACGCGCGCGCCCCGCGCCTTGGTGGATGAACAGATTTTTGCCTGGCACCAAGAGGCGGAAGGATACAAAATCCGCCATGTGCCTGCTGGCCTACCGGATATGCTAAAAACAAATGCCATGTTGCATTGGGAATATGCGCCTTCTTTGGGACGCACCGCAGATCAGGCGATTGGGGCGTCGCGTGACAAACTGGATTGGATGCGTCAGGCCACATCGGATTACGAAATCGCATTGCCGCTACATGAATTGCAGTCTTTTGCACGTGGAGAGGGCTATTATAGCGAGGTCCCACAGCAGATGCGCAAAGAACAGCTAGATTACATCGCACAGCTGCATGCCCAGCTTTATCCGTCGTTGCGGGTGTTTCTGTTTGATGCGCGCCGCATATATTCTGCGCCCGTCACGATCTTTGGGCCGTTGTTGGCGGTGATCTATCTGGGGTCCAATTATCTGGCGTTTCGCGACACAGAACGGGTACGTGCCATGACCCGGCATTTTGACCAATTGGTCCGCGAGGCCGATTTGTCGCCCCGCGAATTTGGTCAAACCTTGGCGAAATACAAAGCCCAGATCGGGTAA
- a CDS encoding lipocalin family protein, whose amino-acid sequence MKYLVFIGLLAGCAAEPALISAPIPYRNPTQPVASKALFDFDRAQGDWHVMAEFPDGVCVATQVQISATLFTRHCADGTLIGGGITQIGPGRLRIGAQGSEQYWVLWTDDSYRTMVLADPNGRLGWILNRDSQISADRMQAAREILDFNGYDVSRLVEVSQ is encoded by the coding sequence GTGAAGTATCTGGTTTTCATCGGTTTATTGGCGGGTTGCGCGGCAGAGCCTGCTTTGATCTCTGCCCCGATTCCCTACCGCAACCCCACTCAGCCGGTTGCCTCAAAGGCGTTGTTCGACTTTGACCGGGCGCAGGGCGATTGGCATGTGATGGCCGAATTTCCAGATGGGGTGTGTGTCGCAACGCAGGTTCAGATCAGCGCCACATTGTTTACACGGCACTGCGCGGATGGAACCCTGATCGGTGGTGGCATAACCCAGATCGGCCCCGGACGATTGCGGATCGGGGCCCAAGGATCAGAGCAATATTGGGTTTTATGGACCGATGACAGCTATCGCACCATGGTTTTGGCCGACCCAAATGGGCGGTTGGGCTGGATATTAAACCGAGACTCGCAAATTTCAGCCGATCGGATGCAAGCAGCACGTGAAATTCTGGATTTCAACGGGTATGATGTCAGCCGACTCGTGGAGGTAAGCCAATGA
- a CDS encoding aldo/keto reductase has product MHMIPLGRTDIMVSDQCLGTMTFPTHTPESDAHAQMDMALAAGINFIDTAEMYPVMPINAETCGMSEQVIGNWLAANGRRQDWVIATKITGPNGGFMRDGKGYTGALIREAVDASLARLKTDYIDLYQLHWPVRGSYMFRQNWNYDPSGQNKADTHAHMLDVLGAMDDLIKEGKVRAFGLSNESCWGTSQWLQLSEQHNLPRVASIQNEYSLMCRLYDTDLAELAVNEDVTLLSFSPLATGFLTGKYRDGAIPEGSRMTHGQEIGGRNTPRAHIAAAAYVDVALKHGLDPVHMAMAWQRTRPFPISAIFGATKLAQLEHLLAGDDLRLSQDVLADISKAHRANPMPY; this is encoded by the coding sequence ATGCACATGATCCCGCTTGGACGGACTGATATTATGGTGTCCGATCAGTGCCTTGGCACAATGACATTCCCGACACACACACCTGAATCTGATGCTCATGCCCAAATGGATATGGCACTGGCGGCGGGGATAAATTTTATTGATACTGCTGAAATGTATCCCGTCATGCCGATTAATGCGGAAACCTGTGGCATGTCTGAACAAGTAATCGGCAATTGGCTCGCGGCAAATGGGCGGCGTCAGGATTGGGTGATTGCCACCAAAATCACCGGGCCCAATGGCGGGTTTATGCGCGATGGCAAAGGCTATACCGGGGCGCTGATCCGCGAGGCCGTGGATGCCTCTTTGGCGCGCCTAAAAACCGATTACATCGATCTTTATCAACTGCATTGGCCTGTGCGCGGGTCCTATATGTTCCGCCAGAACTGGAATTATGACCCGTCTGGCCAAAACAAGGCCGATACCCATGCCCATATGCTGGATGTGCTGGGGGCCATGGATGATCTGATCAAAGAAGGCAAAGTGCGTGCCTTTGGCCTATCCAACGAAAGCTGTTGGGGCACGTCGCAATGGCTGCAATTATCCGAACAGCACAATCTGCCGCGTGTAGCGTCGATACAGAATGAATATTCGCTGATGTGCCGGCTTTATGATACGGATTTGGCGGAATTGGCCGTCAACGAAGACGTGACGCTGTTGTCGTTTTCGCCTCTGGCAACCGGGTTTTTAACCGGCAAATATCGCGACGGCGCGATCCCAGAGGGCAGCCGCATGACCCACGGCCAGGAAATCGGTGGGCGCAACACGCCTCGCGCCCATATCGCGGCGGCGGCTTATGTCGATGTTGCGCTGAAACATGGGTTGGATCCGGTGCATATGGCCATGGCATGGCAACGCACCCGGCCTTTCCCGATCTCGGCGATTTTTGGGGCAACCAAACTGGCACAGCTGGAACATCTACTGGCTGGTGATGATCTGCGCCTTAGCCAAGACGTTCTGGCAGACATCAGCAAAGCCCATCGCGCCAACCCGATGCCATACTAA
- a CDS encoding MFS transporter translates to MRTLISFAALFMSVALLQLSSGGVGPLDALTGLAAGFSRQEVGLLGSAHFLGFFVGCWWAPRLMGHVGHSRAFAVLTALGAIGMLGHTFSQHPYFWAVLRIASGLCVAGCYTVIEAWLNAKISNETRGRTMGTYRSVDMGASMVAQLMIGALADLETYLAYNTLTLLACAALLPLTLTRLKQPELPSAPRLRPSLALNRSPLAALGVVVAALSAASFRMVGPVYGQEVGLSADQIGYFLASFVAGGAFAQLPAGWLADKYDRRWVMIWFSVAAIASCSITIMMSGGGTTAIMMTAALFGLTAFPIFSISAAHANDFASNEERVELSAALMFFYAIGAIAAPYTTSALIDIFGPSALFVFIAMGHLVLILFGLLRMRVRDTPADKTNYVYAPRTSFQVGRLMARFRDPKPGKSD, encoded by the coding sequence ATGCGTACCCTGATTTCCTTTGCCGCCCTGTTTATGTCTGTCGCGTTATTGCAACTGTCGTCGGGCGGCGTTGGGCCATTGGATGCGTTGACAGGTTTGGCAGCGGGATTTTCCCGCCAGGAGGTGGGCCTGTTGGGATCCGCGCATTTCCTTGGCTTTTTTGTGGGATGCTGGTGGGCGCCCCGATTGATGGGCCATGTGGGACATTCGCGCGCCTTTGCAGTTTTGACCGCTTTGGGCGCAATTGGGATGTTGGGGCACACGTTTTCGCAGCACCCCTATTTTTGGGCGGTTTTGCGGATTGCGTCAGGGCTTTGTGTTGCGGGATGTTATACCGTTATCGAAGCCTGGCTGAACGCCAAAATCAGCAATGAAACCCGCGGACGCACCATGGGCACATACCGGTCCGTTGATATGGGCGCATCCATGGTGGCGCAGTTGATGATCGGTGCCTTGGCTGATCTGGAAACCTATCTGGCCTATAACACACTGACATTGTTGGCTTGTGCGGCCTTGTTGCCACTGACGTTAACCCGACTCAAACAACCCGAATTGCCCTCTGCTCCGCGTCTGCGCCCATCGCTTGCGCTGAATCGGTCGCCATTGGCGGCCTTGGGTGTGGTGGTTGCCGCGCTATCGGCTGCCTCGTTTCGCATGGTCGGCCCGGTCTATGGCCAAGAGGTCGGCCTGAGCGCGGACCAGATCGGGTATTTTCTGGCCTCGTTTGTGGCGGGGGGCGCATTTGCACAATTGCCCGCTGGATGGCTGGCGGACAAATATGACCGTCGCTGGGTCATGATCTGGTTTTCAGTAGCCGCGATTGCATCCTGCAGCATCACGATCATGATGTCGGGTGGTGGCACAACGGCCATCATGATGACGGCGGCATTGTTTGGGCTGACGGCGTTTCCGATCTTTTCGATATCCGCCGCCCATGCCAATGATTTTGCCAGCAACGAAGAACGTGTGGAACTGTCAGCCGCGTTGATGTTTTTCTACGCCATCGGAGCAATCGCCGCCCCTTATACGACCTCGGCCTTGATCGATATATTTGGCCCCTCAGCCCTGTTTGTATTCATCGCCATGGGGCATTTGGTGTTGATCCTGTTTGGCCTGTTGCGGATGCGCGTGCGCGATACACCTGCGGACAAAACCAACTATGTTTATGCGCCGCGCACCTCATTTCAGGTAGGGCGTTTGATGGCGCGGTTCCGGGATCCGAAACCCGGAAAATCCGACTGA
- the metG gene encoding methionine--tRNA ligase: MARHLITSAIPYINGIKHLGNLVGSQLPADLFARYRRGRGDEVMFLCATDEHGTPAELAATKAGKPVAEYCAEMHDVQAKIADGFRLSFDHFGRSSSAQNHKLTQHFAGRLFEQGLIREVTETQMYSPADGRFLPDRYIEGTCPNCGFDSARGDQCDNCTKQLDPTDLIEPYSTISGSKDLEERETKHLYLCQSQLKDKLATWIDSKSDWPILTTSIAKKWLNDGDGLQDRGITRDLDWGIPVKRGDADWPGMEGKVFYVWFDAPIEYIAAAQEWVDSGKGDDWERWWRTDKGADDVTYTQFMGKDNVPFHTLSFPATIFGADEDWKLVDYIKSFNYLNYDGGQFSTSRGRGVFMDQALEILPADYWRWWLLSHAPESSDSEFTWENFQAGVNKDLADVLGNFVSRVTKFCRSKFGEEVPSAGDYGDAENALIADLTTKIRAYETHMDAMDVRKSAGELRAIWVAGNEYLQNAAPWSTFKTDPDLAAVQIRMALNLIRLYAVLSAPFIPDSTGKLLSAMNTLDTAWPDDVTAALSALPGGHAFSVPGNLFDKITDEQREDWQTKFAGTRD; encoded by the coding sequence ATGGCACGTCACCTGATCACATCGGCAATTCCGTATATCAACGGGATCAAACACTTGGGCAATCTGGTTGGGTCACAACTGCCTGCGGATTTGTTTGCGCGTTATCGCCGGGGTCGCGGTGACGAAGTGATGTTCCTATGTGCCACCGATGAACACGGCACACCGGCTGAATTGGCGGCCACCAAGGCAGGCAAACCCGTCGCAGAATATTGCGCCGAAATGCACGATGTTCAGGCCAAAATCGCCGATGGGTTTCGTCTGTCTTTTGATCACTTTGGCCGGTCTTCATCTGCGCAGAACCACAAACTGACCCAGCATTTTGCCGGACGTCTGTTCGAACAGGGTCTGATCCGCGAAGTCACTGAAACACAGATGTATTCCCCCGCTGATGGCCGGTTTCTACCGGATCGCTATATCGAAGGCACCTGCCCCAATTGCGGGTTTGACTCTGCGCGTGGTGATCAATGTGACAATTGCACCAAGCAGTTGGACCCAACCGATCTGATCGAACCTTATTCGACCATTTCCGGGTCCAAAGATCTGGAAGAACGCGAAACCAAGCATCTGTATCTGTGCCAGTCCCAACTAAAGGACAAGCTGGCCACATGGATCGACAGCAAATCTGACTGGCCGATTCTGACCACATCCATCGCCAAAAAATGGCTGAACGACGGGGATGGCCTGCAGGATCGTGGCATCACCCGTGATCTGGACTGGGGCATCCCGGTCAAACGCGGTGATGCGGACTGGCCCGGCATGGAAGGCAAAGTGTTCTATGTGTGGTTTGACGCCCCCATCGAATATATCGCCGCCGCCCAGGAATGGGTCGATTCAGGCAAAGGGGATGATTGGGAACGTTGGTGGCGCACCGACAAAGGCGCGGATGATGTGACCTATACCCAGTTTATGGGCAAAGATAACGTGCCGTTCCACACCCTATCATTCCCAGCGACCATCTTCGGCGCCGACGAAGATTGGAAACTGGTCGATTATATCAAATCTTTCAACTACTTGAACTATGATGGCGGCCAGTTCAGCACATCGCGCGGGCGCGGTGTTTTCATGGATCAGGCGTTAGAAATCCTGCCTGCCGATTACTGGCGCTGGTGGTTGCTATCCCACGCGCCAGAAAGCAGTGACAGCGAATTCACTTGGGAAAATTTCCAGGCAGGCGTGAACAAAGATTTGGCCGACGTGCTGGGCAATTTCGTCAGCCGCGTCACCAAATTCTGCCGCTCCAAGTTCGGCGAAGAAGTCCCAAGCGCAGGTGACTATGGTGACGCCGAAAACGCGTTGATCGCCGATTTGACCACAAAAATCCGCGCTTATGAAACCCATATGGATGCCATGGATGTCCGCAAATCTGCCGGTGAATTGCGCGCAATTTGGGTGGCGGGCAACGAATATCTGCAAAACGCCGCGCCTTGGTCCACGTTTAAAACCGACCCAGATTTGGCCGCAGTGCAAATCCGCATGGCCCTGAACCTAATCCGGCTTTATGCCGTGCTGTCCGCGCCGTTCATCCCTGACTCAACGGGTAAATTGTTGTCGGCGATGAACACGTTGGACACCGCTTGGCCCGACGACGTGACCGCGGCCCTGTCGGCCCTGCCCGGCGGCCACGCCTTTAGCGTGCCCGGTAATCTGTTTGACAAAATCACCGATGAACAGCGCGAAGACTGGCAAACCAAATTTGCCGGCACCCGCGACTAA
- a CDS encoding glutathione S-transferase family protein, which translates to MLKLYHSAQSRSSRIVWLIDELGAGDHVEIVPVTIIRSQGPSGIDPQNPHPDGKVPALEHNGVVITESGAITQYLTDMFPANGLAPVAGDADRGTYLSWLHYYGGVIEPVLAAKIAEMDGSPIFQSFFRGFAEMSERLAIPLRRGPYLMGDDFSAADILIASPFVWFRSLLPEDPLIHDWVDRCAARPGFAQMTEYDATLMDQPNKA; encoded by the coding sequence ATGTTAAAACTCTATCATTCTGCGCAAAGTCGTTCGAGCCGAATTGTTTGGCTGATCGATGAACTGGGGGCGGGCGATCACGTCGAAATCGTTCCGGTCACAATTATCCGCAGTCAGGGCCCGTCGGGGATTGATCCGCAAAACCCACATCCAGATGGCAAAGTTCCCGCCCTTGAACATAACGGGGTGGTCATCACAGAAAGCGGCGCGATCACCCAATATCTAACGGATATGTTTCCTGCCAATGGGTTAGCGCCTGTGGCTGGGGATGCAGATCGTGGGACCTATCTGTCATGGCTGCATTATTACGGCGGTGTGATTGAACCAGTTCTGGCAGCTAAAATCGCCGAAATGGATGGCAGCCCGATTTTCCAGAGCTTTTTCCGTGGCTTTGCTGAGATGTCGGAACGATTGGCAATCCCGCTGCGCCGCGGCCCCTATTTGATGGGGGATGATTTCAGCGCGGCGGATATTTTGATCGCATCGCCATTTGTGTGGTTCCGATCGCTGCTGCCTGAGGACCCGTTGATCCATGACTGGGTTGACCGATGCGCCGCACGGCCCGGGTTTGCGCAGATGACGGAATATGACGCCACCCTCATGGATCAACCAAACAAAGCTTAG
- a CDS encoding helix-turn-helix domain-containing protein, with protein sequence MLIEHKSLHASGLMNRTNSLQHITIDQFGPQNPDDIPWLDHVWRVGWDLPDGVIHPQQTLPFPSCHIVFDTNRGAALHGCSSKRFDYDVSGHGVVLGLRLPPAAQSAFTDTDPRQLVDSSIPIEQVFSAQTVEKLPEISATTRPDIPTISEILRVLNAVARPLSQAAQNVQSLIKRVQMSPDLWRMTDLEQASDLSERQLQRLFATHLGLSPKWVIDRFRMHDALDALEEGANVDLADLAARLGFTDQAHFSNRFKAMTGAAPGVYLRRNR encoded by the coding sequence ATGCTGATTGAACATAAATCGCTGCACGCTAGCGGATTAATGAACCGCACCAATAGTTTGCAGCACATCACCATTGATCAGTTCGGGCCGCAAAATCCCGATGATATCCCATGGTTGGACCATGTCTGGCGGGTGGGTTGGGATCTACCTGACGGCGTGATCCATCCCCAACAAACGCTTCCCTTTCCGTCCTGCCACATCGTTTTTGACACCAATCGTGGCGCGGCATTGCATGGCTGTTCGTCCAAACGTTTCGACTATGATGTCAGTGGGCATGGTGTGGTTCTGGGCCTGCGCCTGCCCCCAGCGGCGCAATCTGCGTTTACGGATACGGATCCACGACAATTGGTTGATAGCTCCATTCCCATCGAACAGGTTTTTTCTGCGCAAACCGTTGAAAAACTGCCTGAAATCAGCGCAACGACAAGACCAGACATCCCCACAATTTCTGAAATCCTAAGGGTCCTAAATGCCGTTGCACGCCCATTGTCACAAGCTGCGCAAAACGTGCAATCCCTGATTAAACGGGTGCAAATGAGCCCTGATTTATGGCGTATGACCGATCTGGAACAGGCCTCAGACCTGTCAGAGCGCCAATTACAGCGGCTGTTTGCAACCCATTTGGGGCTGTCGCCAAAATGGGTCATCGATCGGTTCCGCATGCATGATGCATTGGACGCATTAGAAGAAGGCGCAAACGTGGATCTGGCAGATTTGGCCGCACGTTTGGGGTTCACGGATCAGGCACATTTTTCCAACCGATTTAAGGCGATGACGGGGGCCGCGCCGGGGGTTTATCTGCGGCGCAATCGTTAA
- a CDS encoding lytic transglycosylase domain-containing protein — MPRLSPRQSIFSAALFALSASTAMAATCGNDSSGFNTWKQQFAAEAQRAGVGNAGLQALAGAQYSQSTINADRNQRGVRYALNDFIRIRLGSLDSFAAQSRREKAKYPDFYAGLEQRFGVPAGILLAIHGMETGFGRNMGNTPVIDSITTVAYDCRRSEFFTPHALAALTMVDRGMLTANQRGAAHGELGHTQFLPGNALRYGVDADNNGRVDLYSLSDSLASTANYLREKGWRPGEGYQEGSHNFRVLNEWNAATVYQQAIALSAQRIDG, encoded by the coding sequence ATGCCCCGCCTTTCCCCACGCCAATCCATCTTCTCCGCTGCTTTGTTTGCCCTATCGGCGAGCACGGCAATGGCTGCAACCTGTGGCAATGACAGTTCTGGATTTAACACTTGGAAACAACAATTTGCCGCCGAAGCGCAGCGCGCGGGTGTTGGCAATGCCGGGCTTCAGGCCTTGGCGGGTGCGCAATATTCGCAATCCACAATCAACGCAGATCGCAACCAACGGGGCGTGCGGTATGCATTGAACGATTTTATCCGCATCCGGTTGGGCAGTTTGGACAGTTTTGCCGCACAATCACGCCGGGAAAAGGCAAAATACCCGGATTTTTATGCCGGATTAGAGCAACGTTTTGGCGTGCCGGCTGGGATTTTGCTGGCCATTCATGGCATGGAAACCGGATTTGGCCGCAATATGGGCAACACGCCGGTCATCGATAGCATCACCACCGTGGCCTATGATTGCCGCCGGTCTGAATTCTTTACGCCCCATGCGTTAGCGGCGCTGACCATGGTGGATCGTGGCATGTTGACGGCCAATCAACGCGGCGCAGCCCATGGTGAGTTGGGCCATACGCAATTCCTGCCGGGCAACGCGCTGCGCTATGGGGTGGACGCGGATAATAACGGTCGGGTTGATCTTTATTCTTTGTCAGATAGCCTTGCGTCGACAGCAAATTATTTGCGCGAAAAAGGCTGGCGGCCCGGCGAAGGTTACCAAGAGGGCAGCCACAATTTCCGCGTATTAAATGAATGGAATGCAGCGACCGTTTACCAACAGGCAATCGCATTATCTGCCCAACGCATCGACGGCTAA